One genomic window of Coffea eugenioides isolate CCC68of chromosome 1, Ceug_1.0, whole genome shotgun sequence includes the following:
- the LOC113781501 gene encoding lysM domain receptor-like kinase 3: protein MCRSKMATDASEPIPTTPPQPTPRPVRTKPRTSPQATQSPRRPSPNSPFAKLPSSSPSTSGTFHSGSAPATGSGSDFRINSSVGTTSASSRTSLSSLHLSLPEHAHIYDFSEIRSATNNFLAKRYSTSSSSSQSWRCELNGKDVIIFQRKIHQTIHESELRSKLSVICKSHHKCLIKLLGASISNDHIYLVYEFISGSNLSTCLRNPRNPDFTVLSTWMSRMQIATDLANGLNYIHTAAGFSISLVHKYVKSSGIIITEPSLNARICHFGAAELCSETERYERGEITEEELPELRRSGSRGRQFEGVRGYMSPEFKSTGLATQKSDVYAFGVVILELLSGEEPLKYKYDKASGDYRKISIIDSATEAVETGGEGNETVEGRLRRWVDKRLKDSFPVEVAEKLIRLVLECAHVDPNKRPDMRRVAGKISKLYLDSKMWSDRVRLPTDFSVSLAPR, encoded by the coding sequence ATGTGTAGATCCAAAATGGCAACCGATGCCTCCGAACCCATCCCAACAACGCCACCCCAACCCACGCCACGTCCGGTCAGGACCAAACCCAGAACCTCCCCTCAAGCAACACAATCCCCCCGCCGCCCCTCCCCAAATTCTCCATTCGCTAAACTTCCTTCCTCCAGTCCCTCCACCAGCGGCACCTTTCATTCAGGTTCTGCCCCGGCCACCGGCTCCGGTTCTGATTTTCGAATAAATTCGTCGGTTGGCACAACCTCCGCTTCAAGCCGTACATCCCTCTCCAGCCTCCATCTCTCCCTCCCGGAACACGCCCATATTTATGATTTCTCCGAAATCCGTTCCGCCACCAACAATTTTCTCGCCAAACGCTACTCcacttcctcctcctcctcccagTCCTGGCGCTGCGAGCTCAACGGAAAAGACGTCATTATTTTTCAACGGAAAATCCATCAGACAATCCACGAATCTGAGCTGAGATCCAAATTATCGGTAATTTGTAAAAGCCATCATAAATGCTTAATCAAGCTCCTCGGAGCTTCCATTTCAAACGATCACATTTACTTAGTTTATGAATTTATCAGCGGCTCGAATCTTTCTACTTGTCTCCGAAATCCTAGAAACCCTGATTTCACCGTTCTTTCCACCTGGATGTCGCGAATGCAAATCGCCACGGATTTAGCTAACGGCTTGAATTATATCCACACCGCAGCCGGATTCAGCATAAGTTTGGTCCACAAGTACGTGAAGAGCAGCGGAATTATTATCACTGAGCCTTCCTTGAATGCCCGAATTTGCCATTTCGGAGCCGCCGAGCTATGCTCCGAGACGGAGAGATATGAAAGAGGTGAGATAACGGAAGAGGAGTTGCCGGAGCTGCGGAGGTCGGGGAGTAGGGGTAGGCAATTTGAAGGAGTGAGAGGATACATGTCGCCGGAGTTTAAGTCCACCGGCTTGGCGACGCAGAAGTCTGACGTGTACGCTTTTGGAGTGGTGATTCTGGAGCTTTTGTCCGGGGAGGAGCCGCTGAAGTATAAATATGATAAAGCGAGTGGGGATTATAGGAAGATTTCAATTATCGATTCAGCGACGGAGGCGGTGGAAACTGGCGGAGAGGGTAATGAAACGGTGGAGGGAAGGCTGAGACGGTGGGTGGATAAGCGGTTGAAGGATTCGTTCCCGGTGGAGGTGGCGGAGAAGTTAATCCGTCTGGTGTTGGAATGCGCACATGTGGATCCGAATAAGAGACCCGATATGCGACGGGTCGCGGGAAAAATATCCAAGCTTTATTTGGACTCGAAAATGTGGTCGGACCGGGTTAGACTTCCGACTGATTTCTCGGTGTCATTAGCACCTCGGTGA
- the LOC113778660 gene encoding kiwellin-like, whose translation MAKFVILSFLISLNILSFPSPGLAISSCNGPCQTLNDCDGQLICIGGKCNDDPDLGTHICGGSSPSGPSPQGNCSPTGSMTCSGETKPTYTCSPPVTSSTAAILTLNDFDVGGDGGAESECDGQYHKNSERIVALSTGWYAGGSRCGKMIRITASNGRSVTAKVVDECDSRNGCDKEHAFQPPCDNNIVDGSSAVWEALGLNEDDGRVPVTWSMA comes from the coding sequence ATGGCAAAATTTGTCATACTTTCCTTCTTGATTTCACTCAATATCTTATCTTTTCCTTCCCCAGGATTAGCCATCTCCTCATGCAATGGTCCATGCCAAACCTTAAATGATTGCGACGGCCAGTTAATTTGCATTGGAGGAAAATGTAACGACGATCCTGACCTTGGAACCCACATATGCGGCGGAAGCTCGCCTTCCGGGCCATCCCCTCAGGGCAATTGTAGCCCAACTGGCTCCATGACATGTTCAGGAGAGACTAAACCCACTTATACATGCTCTCCGCCGGTTACTAGCTCCACGGCGGCAATTCTTACGCTAAATGATTTTGACGTAGGTGGAGACGGCGGGGCTGAATCAGAATGTGACGGCCAATATCACAAAAATAGTGAAAGGATTGTTGCACTTTCCACTGGTTGGTATGCAGGAGGGTCGAGGTGTGGGAAAATGATAAGAATCACAGCCAGCAACGGGAGAAGCGTGACTGCAAAGGTTGTGGATGAATGCGACTCTAGAAATGGCTGTGATAAGGAGCACGCTTTCCAGCCACCTTGCGATAACAACATTGTTGATGGATCCAGTGCTGTGTGGGAAGCTTTAGGGCTTAACGAGGATGATGGAAGAGTACCAGTTACTTGGTCTATGGCATGA